AAACCCTGTAATACAATTTTATCACACTTGTTATTATAAGCTATAGAAAAAAGAGACAAACAAGTAGAGTCAATTCTATTAGATATTATAATAGTGAAAATTTATCACACTTATTAGTATAAGCTATAGAAAAAAGAGACAAACCTTTTCTTCGAACCATGGCATTAGTTTGACAATTTTATCCTGCAGAGCTTTGCTCACTAGAATATTGTGTATTGTGTAGAACAAAACACACTCACAACAAGTGAAatatttccaaaatttaaaattgtCACATAGAGCATACAATTTTAGGATAGAGATTAGATTTGTATTCGAACAAGAACATCTACACTTAGACTGTTGAAGAGTTTCAGAAATCCAAACATCTGACAAAACAACCCAATCTTGATCTCTTTGATATTCTTCAATGTAGACACTAGAAATGTTGGGCATATTATAAATGTTAGACACTGGAATAGACTTGAGATTTTCGCATCTCCTCAAATCTAAATTTGTAAGCTTAGGTAGATACTCAATGGGTTGTGGAACCTCATCAATCAATGTTCCATCTAGATAAAGATCTTTCAAATTCTCCATAGGCTCCGAGATTTCTGgaaatttttttagttttgagCATTCGCTGAAAACCAGCATTTCTAGAGACTTCAACTTACAAATGGATTGTGGAACCTCATCAATCAATGTTCCTTCTAGAGAAAGTTTTTTCAGATTCTCCATAGGCTCAGAGATTTCTGGAAAACTTTTTAGTTGTGAGCATTTTCTGAAAGACAGCATTTCAAGAGACTTTAACTTACAAATGGATTGTGGAACCTCATCAATCAATGTTTCAGTTACATAAAGTTCTTTCAGACTCTCCATAGGCTCCgaaatttctggaaatttttTTAGTTGTGAGCAATAGTCGAAATATAGTTTTTGAAGAGACTTCAACTTACAAATGGTGGTTGGGAGGCTTTCAAGAATTGTGCACCTTGTCATGTTTAAATACTCAAGATAAGGCATGCACTCAAAGGATGATGGATTGATTTGTCGTATCGATGTTTCACTCAAATCtaattcttttatatttttaggaagctCTGGAAACTTGTCGATGGACACACATCCACTCATATGTAGAAGTTGCAATGATTCAGAATAACAAATACTGTTGGGAAGCTTCTTCAGATGTTTACAATAAGAGAGACGGAGCTCATGAAGATTCTTAAGAGAGCCAATGGAAGAGTGTAAATCTTCTATTGCCGTCCAAGACAAATCTATGAATTTGATATTACCAAACATCTCTGAAACAATTCTCAGATTACAACACTCAGCAAGATCAAGTTTGCCATCATGAACGTTGTGAAACCTTAAAGGAGGAAGTTCAACCAAACCTTCACAATATTGTAGGTTCATGTGACAAAGATTTGCTCTGGAGAGATTTGGGAGACAAGTTAACTTCTTTGAGGAATAAAGATTGAcatattttaagtttttaagaTCCTGCATGTTGTAATGACAAAAAGAGAAATCATATATTAATCAATGTGTGTATGTCATGTGATTGACAATTAAATTTACTATATAAATTAAAATCTCATCAACTTGATTGATGGATGAATTAATACATAAAAGatcaaacatatatttattttacCAACCTGAATTCCATCCCATAGTTTCTCAAGGTGGCTCCAAGGCATGCTAAGATGAACAAGATTACACAGTGTAAATTTTGACCCTAAAGATTTCGAAGGGTAGCCATCCCATTCAAGATATCTAAGCTCCATAGGAAAAGAGTCTAAGCCATGAGGAAGCAGCTGAAATTGAGGAGGCTGAAATTTAGTAGACTGAAATAGATCCTTGATTGATAGTTGAAGCAATTTTAGACTTGACATTTTTTTAAAGACTGAAGAGTCCAAGTTTCCTTCTTCTCGTTTGTCAAAACCACGAATAAATATTCCTTTAATTTTTGAAGTGCCCTAAAATTTGGAAAGTCAAACCAAAAGAAATTTTAATATAGATATTTTGGTGTCTATTTAGGTAATAAATATAAAATGAGTAACTAAAAATATTagttattatttttctcaatcataCATTTTATCGATTACAAACATATAATATTATGACAAAATAGCAATACATTATACATATATCTTATCCAAAGTTTATGTTTCTTAATCAATATGAATATATAGTTTTAATAATATAAACTTAGATATCATATTTGAATAGGGTACATTATGGATAATGATAAAACTTTCCTACATCAAGAAAAGATAACTAAAAATCTATTTGGTTTAGTGTTACTGATTGAATAGTGTACACTACTTTATAAATAACCCAAATAATATTTTAACATACTTTTTTCTTTGAAGATAACaatgataaaataagaaatttataaagaaataaataaaataatctgtacatataaatattatatgAAAGCTCAAAATGATTTTACTATTCTATTTTTCTCGGCAAAGATCAAAATAATGAACACTTATTTCTTTTAGAGTTATTGAATACTTCAAACAAATAATTTAAAGTACTTCTTAATACTCATAAAACAAAACCACACCACAATACATTATTTTAGGCACTTAAGGAGCTTAAAAAATCATGCCAAAAAACACAAAGAAAGCTTTTCTATCTACTCAACAAAATTTTATTCTTCATTTTTATTTCCCCCCTAAAACtcatgtattattatttttaaaattttaatttaaatcctTTAAGTTCATAATATATCTGATCCTCCCAAATTTTatgaatgatatatatatattttaaataaaaatggtgTTTATTAAGGAAAAAAAAGTATCTCGTATTTCTTATATTATAATATAGTAAGTTTGAATTGACATAGATATAAATATACCAGTGTAAAAGCAATTTAAATATTCTCCACTTGCATGATATTTGCTCAAAAGAATTATAAATAACAAATTTACAATTAATGGTAAAGATATCTGTGGTGGGTTTAAAAATTTGAAAGAAATTattgattaaaataatcaataaaattTATAGTAAATACAAAATTACCTTAGTTTTTCCATAGAAAACTATATTAATACTTACTATATTATTTTCCAAGACGTGGTAGACATCTTCTTGCTTCCATAGTCTACTACAGTTTTCCAAACAATGATCATCTGACCCACAAGCAATTGACTGACCCATTTCTTGCAACAAATCATGCATTTCAAGTATAATAAAACTTTGTTCACCAAAATAATTCTTAGATTTAGTTATCAAACACTTGTCAACAAGAACTTCAATAACGACATCATAAGAATTACGATAACAAGCATCCAACACATCTTTCACATAATTTTCAATTTCACCTCTGAAGAAACATGCTATATCAAGAAATATGCTTTTTTCTATATTCTTTAGTCCATCGAAACTTATTTGTAATACTTTTAAAATTGCTTCATCGGAATATTCTTTTAGCTCACTCAACAAGCTTCGCCATACTTCTCTCTTCCTTGAAAACAGATGAGAACCCAAAACTTTAAGTGCAAGAGGAAGACCTTGAGCATAATCTACAAACTTCTCTGAAAGTTCTTTGAAGTTTTGATCAACAGTTTTACCTTTGAAGGCATGCAAATAGAAGAGTTCAAGAGCTTCCTTTTCATTGAGTATGTCAAGGCGATATATCATCTTTTCATCATCATCTCCAATAATATTTCGAAGCACTTGTTGATCTCTACTTGTTACGATAACTTTACTTTCAGAATTTAACCAAGCATGACGATCTTCAAGTAAAGAATTACAGACATCCAAGTCATCCACATCATCAAGAACAATAAGCAACTTCTTATGATATAGCCTATCCTTTATGGAACCCAAATCTTCCAAGTATATATTTTCTTCTTTTGACAGTCTTTGAAAAAATTGTTTCTCCAAATCTGATCCATGCTTTTGGTGTTCTTCTTTAACATTTCGAAGAAAGCAATGATTCTGAAATTGATGACGAAAATTTTCGAACATGACATAAGCAAGGGTGGTCTTACCCACCCCACCCATGCCGCAAATCCCTAAAATGGGAGCATTATCGATCGATAGCAACTTATTCAGATCTGCAACAGACTTGTCGATTCCAACTAAACCTTGTTTTAAATAATAATCACCGTGGCCATGGGCACTACTCTTTGAATATGTAGAATTTAATTTTCCTCGTATATGATTGAGAATCTCAGTCACTAAATCAGCTTCCTTCCTAAATTATACATAatcaatttcaaaaaataaaactaatacaTGAAAGAATATCAATGAGATGTATTACGTACTTGAGTTTGGATAAATGCCATCCAGAAAGATTAGCTGCCGTGGTTAGAGTAGCCTTCCATCTGCGTATCACAGAATCGTTGTATCGTTGTTTATGTTCTGCAAATGCTTTTGCGTAAGTTCCTTTCTGTCTGCGCACATTCGAAGGATCAACATGGTAAAACACCGGCAGAACAATTTGCGTCTTCTTCTGCTGCATACATTGAATGATATGCTCCAGCTCATCCAAGCACCACGACGAGGTTGCATAATTTTCTGAGAATATAACTACAGAAAATGTTGAGTCGTCGATGGCACCGAAAAGTGCTTTGGAAATCTCATGTCCTCGCTCAAGTTTGCCATCATCAATGAAGGTTTCAATTCCTCCCTTTGTGAGTGCTTCGTAGAGATGACTAGTAAAACCGTTGCGGGTGTCTTCTCCTCTGAAACTGATAAAAACGACATATTTCTTCCGAGAGGCCAGGATGGAGCGCTGATCCTCATCAACATCCATGCTTGGTGGCTCCAGAGAAAAATCACTAATAATTTCTTCGTGAGAAGGGAAATAACGATTGGTATACTTATTCCAGGAGGATCTTATTATGAAACCCATGCATACGATGATTATTGAGAGAGAGATCACCATCACTGACGTTGTCCATGGAATAGAGATAATCATCACTGGTGATACCATCAAAACAAAGATCGAGAGAACAATTTCAAACATTGAGAAGGACATGATGATTTGTGAAGCTTATCAGTGGGGAATGAGAGAGATCTTGATTCATTAATTCTTTGCTTTGAGAAGAATGAATGAGAGAATTAAAAGGGTAAAGTATGTAAACAAAGTTTGAAACTTGCCTTAGAAAATTACTGGGAGTTGAGCTAGAAAGAAAAGTAGTCAAAACACTGTAATTTTTCTCAGAAAATTACTAGTGGACCTTTTTTCAAAAAACTCGTAACACACTGTTATCTTTTTTAATTTATTGTACCCCAGGAATCGATATTATAATTTACAATATCAATATAATTTATCTTCATTCATATAGTAAATAAATTTTCCTTTATAGAAAGCAACATAATTGATTTGATGCCCTGTTTGAAAATGTCGGTGTATGCTGATCTTCGACGaatttgtaatatatatatatatatatattaaagttgTACGTAAGAGTAATCAATATATGATTTTGAGGACCAACGCACTCATCa
The Humulus lupulus chromosome 6, drHumLupu1.1, whole genome shotgun sequence DNA segment above includes these coding regions:
- the LOC133783652 gene encoding TMV resistance protein N-like, producing the protein MSFSMFEIVLSIFVLMVSPVMIISIPWTTSVMVISLSIIIVCMGFIIRSSWNKYTNRYFPSHEEIISDFSLEPPSMDVDEDQRSILASRKKYVVFISFRGEDTRNGFTSHLYEALTKGGIETFIDDGKLERGHEISKALFGAIDDSTFSVVIFSENYATSSWCLDELEHIIQCMQQKKTQIVLPVFYHVDPSNVRRQKGTYAKAFAEHKQRYNDSVIRRWKATLTTAANLSGWHLSKLKKEADLVTEILNHIRGKLNSTYSKSSAHGHGDYYLKQGLVGIDKSVADLNKLLSIDNAPILGICGMGGVGKTTLAYVMFENFRHQFQNHCFLRNVKEEHQKHGSDLEKQFFQRLSKEENIYLEDLGSIKDRLYHKKLLIVLDDVDDLDVCNSLLEDRHAWLNSESKVIVTSRDQQVLRNIIGDDDEKMIYRLDILNEKEALELFYLHAFKGKTVDQNFKELSEKFVDYAQGLPLALKVLGSHLFSRKREVWRSLLSELKEYSDEAILKVLQISFDGLKNIEKSIFLDIACFFRGEIENYVKDVLDACYRNSYDVVIEVLVDKCLITKSKNYFGEQSFIILEMHDLLQEMGQSIACGSDDHCLENCSRLWKQEDVYHVLENNIGTSKIKGIFIRGFDKREEGNLDSSVFKKMSSLKLLQLSIKDLFQSTKFQPPQFQLLPHGLDSFPMELRYLEWDGYPSKSLGSKFTLCNLVHLSMPWSHLEKLWDGIQDLKNLKYVNLYSSKKLTCLPNLSRANLCHMNLQYCEGLVELPPLRFHNVHDGKLDLAECCNLRIVSEMFGNIKFIDLSWTAIEDLHSSIGSLKNLHELRLSYCKHLKKLPNSICYSESLQLLHMSGCVSIDKFPELPKNIKELDLSETSIRQINPSSFECMPYLEYLNMTRCTILESLPTTICKLKSLQKLYFDYCSQLKKFPEISEPMESLKELYVTETLIDEVPQSICKLKSLEMLSFRKCSQLKSFPEISEPMENLKKLSLEGTLIDEVPQSICKLKSLEMLVFSECSKLKKFPEISEPMENLKDLYLDGTLIDEVPQPIEYLPKLTNLDLRRCENLKSIPVSNIYNMPNISSVYIEEYQRDQDWVVLSDVWISETLQQSKCRCSCSNTNLISILKLYALCDNFKFWKYFTCCECVLFYTIHNILVSKALQDKIVKLMPWFEEKGLHGPRVNFCYPENKIPQWFAYKSLGFALHVDFASSTWNGDESFLGIVICIVVDFDWCFWYRDVLTIVCEIHYSHMDEPDLDICRYSYLQIMKQDLYIQKGHTDHVSICYLTRKDIINDLFDAKNASFKSFKFYMMNKSHDKCSNERIKECGIHLLYGEDAEEFHTIHAELHAK